Below is a genomic region from Rhodothermales bacterium.
CATCTTTGTAATCGATGCGGCGGAAGGTGTGCAGGTGGGCACCGAGTTGGCCTGGGGCTACGCGGTTGACACGCATATCCCGTCGATGTTTGTGGTCAACCACATCGATAAGCCCGATGTCAGTTTCGATGATGTCATAGACCAGATTCACGAGCGCTTCGGGCGCGGTGCGACGGTCGTTCAGTTTCCGGCGGCGGCTGGCTCACAGACAATCATCGACGTACTCGTGATGAAACAGCTGACCTTTCCGGATGGCAAAGGGAAGCCGAAGGAAGCGGAGATCGATCCTGAGTTCCGCGAGCGTGCGGAGCAACTCCATAATGAACTCATCGAGAATGTGGCTGAGAACGACGAGAGTCTCATGGAGCTGTACTTCGAGAAGGGTACGTTGACAGAAGATGAAATGAGGCAGGGTCTGCATGAGGCGATGCTGTCGAGGCAGTTGTTCCCGGTCTTCCTGACAAGTGCCACAAAGAACGTGGGCGTCACGCGACTGATGAGCTTCATCGATAACGTATGCCCGAGGCCGGTTGAGATGCCGCCCGCGGCGGTGACGGAAGGTGACCCGGTCTCATGCGACAAGAACGCCGACCCCGTCGTGTTCGTCTACCGGACCATGGCGGAGCATCACGTGGGCGACTACTCGTTCTTCAAAGTCTTTGCCGGGACGATTGAGGCGGGCATCGATCTCGAGAATGCCCAGACAAAAGGGACCGAGCGTCTTGGTCAGCTTTTTGGCATCAATGGCCGCGAGCGCGACGCCGTTCCGAAGATGGAGGCAGGCGATCTCGGCGCTCTCGTTAAGCTGCGGGACACCCATACCAATAACACATTGAGGCGCAAGGGAACCCGGGTGGTCATCGCCCCTATCGAATTCCCAGCCCCACGGTATCAGATGGCAGTCAGGTCTGCGCGCGAGGGTGAGGAAGAGAGACTGGCTCAGGGTTTCCACCAACTCGCGGAAGAGGATCCATCGCTTCAGATTGTTCACGACCCACACCTGAGCCAGATGGTTCTTGGCGGTCAGGGCGAGATGCATCTGGAAATTACACGGTTCCGCCTGAAGCACCGATTTGGCGTCGAAGTCGAGTACTACAAGCCGCGCGTTGCGTATCGAGAGACGGTGCAGACCACGGCCCGCTCGACGTACCGTCACAAGAAGCAAACCGGAGGTGCGGGCCAGTTCGCCGACATTTCAATGCTCGTCGAACCACGTGACGGAGAATTCCGTCCGCCGGACGACATCAAAGTGCGCGGCGTTTCGGAGGCGAAGACCGGGTGGGGCTCGACCATCGAATTCATCGACGGCATTGTTGGCGGTGTCATCGACATGCGACGTTTCTTCGGTGCGATCCAGAAGGGCGTTCTCGAAGCCACA
It encodes:
- a CDS encoding elongation factor G, with the protein product MKVYDGAHIRNVALVGHQGSGKTMLAEAMLFASGAINRMGSIVDGSTVSDYHPSEKERQMSVFASLVHAEWEGHKINIVDTPGYPDFVGEVAGSLKIVDTAIFVIDAAEGVQVGTELAWGYAVDTHIPSMFVVNHIDKPDVSFDDVIDQIHERFGRGATVVQFPAAAGSQTIIDVLVMKQLTFPDGKGKPKEAEIDPEFRERAEQLHNELIENVAENDESLMELYFEKGTLTEDEMRQGLHEAMLSRQLFPVFLTSATKNVGVTRLMSFIDNVCPRPVEMPPAAVTEGDPVSCDKNADPVVFVYRTMAEHHVGDYSFFKVFAGTIEAGIDLENAQTKGTERLGQLFGINGRERDAVPKMEAGDLGALVKLRDTHTNNTLRRKGTRVVIAPIEFPAPRYQMAVRSAREGEEERLAQGFHQLAEEDPSLQIVHDPHLSQMVLGGQGEMHLEITRFRLKHRFGVEVEYYKPRVAYRETVQTTARSTYRHKKQTGGAGQFADISMLVEPRDGEFRPPDDIKVRGVSEAKTGWGSTIEFIDGIVGGVIDMRRFFGAIQKGVLEATQDGPIAGYPVGDVRVVVFDGGMHSVDSNENAFKTAARMCFRDGFRQAKPVLLEPIFNLEVLVPDSYTGDVMGDLNTRRARIQGIDVEGSLQRIKAQAPESELYRYSTILRSITQGRGLHSASFDHYEPMPRNVQEKVVAEALQTEEA